A region of Lathamus discolor isolate bLatDis1 chromosome 18, bLatDis1.hap1, whole genome shotgun sequence DNA encodes the following proteins:
- the MARCKSL1 gene encoding MARCKS-related protein, translating into MGSQGSKAGGSAPPAGRAASAEPAKANGQENGHLRVNGDTTAREGGEAAVPNGNGSSDPLECSGDAIEPVPPAEAGDAQPEGAAAPPRDTSKKKKKFSFKKSFKLSGVSFRRNKKEAGDSAGSTPSEEQGQAGESPGSAADGTGSLAAPGEGAAAARGGPAAGTKPGGSGEEKQQQPGELPGATAEPGEPSKPAGPEPTAPAAVQEEE; encoded by the exons ATGGGCAGCCAGGGCTCCAAGGCGGGGGGCAGCGCCCCACCGGCAGGCCGCGCCGCCTCCGCCGAGCCAGCCAAGGCAAACGGGCAG GAAAACGGCCATTTGAGGGTGAACGGGGATACGACGGCTCGGGAGGGCGGTGAAGCGGCGGTCCCGAACGGGAACGGCTCGTCCGATCCGCTCGAGTGCAGCGGGGACGCCATCGAGCCTGTTCCCCCCGCCGAGGCGGGGGATGCTCAGCCCGAGGGGGCCGCGGCCCCCCCCCGGGACACCtccaagaagaagaaaaagttctCGTTCAAGAAATCCTTCAAGCTGAGCGGGGTCTCCTTCAGGAGGAACAAGAAGGAAGCCGGGGACTCCGCGGGCTCCACTCCCTCCGAGGAGCAAGGCCAGGCCGGGGAAAGCCCCGGCAGCGCGGCCGACGGGACGGGGTCCCTGGCTGCCCCCGGCGAAGGGGCGGCAGCGGCGCGGGGCGGACCCGCGGCCGGCACCAAGCCCGGGGGAAGCggggaggagaagcagcagcagccggggGAGCTCCCCGGGGCCACAGCGGAGCCAGGGGAACCCTCAAAACCTGCGGGGCCTGAGCCTACAGCACCCGCGgcagtgcaggaggaggagtAG